In Candidatus Binatia bacterium, the genomic stretch TCCAGGGGCGCCAGGCGATCGCGGCCGAGGCGGGTGCGGCTGTCGCGGAGCGGGTCGGCGCTGGAGCGGCCGTCGGGGAGCGGATCGGCGCTGGAGCGGCCGCGGCGGAACGGACCGGGGCCGCGAGGAAGAGGGCGAGGACGGCGAGGATCAGGAGGTGGATGTCGCCTTGGCTGCTTTCGCTGTCCTGGCGGCGGCCTTGGCCCGCCGCCGGGCCTTCGAGCGCGCGTCGCGCTCGACCAGGTATCGCTCCAGGTCCTTCTCGTCGCGCAGGAGGATCTTCTCGGCGGGATCGGGACAGTACCGCTCGCAGTCGGCCGGATCGTAGACGCGGCAGACCTCCGGGCGATGGACGTAGTGGCTGCACCGGCCGTCCTTCAGCCAGTCGCAGGGCGTGTCGAACTGCACCATCCATGAGCCTTCCCAATCGCACAGGACGGAGACGTTCCGGTGGAGGAGGTACCATCGAATGTTGTCGAAATCCCGCCGCGAGCGCGGCCGGTCGATGGGAATGGTAACGTAACGGCAGCAATGATCGCACCCCTCGCACGGATTCCCTTCCGGGAGCTGGAAGCAGCCGTTGGCCAGGAGCGGC encodes the following:
- a CDS encoding YkgJ family cysteine cluster protein encodes the protein SGRDDEHSAKPHAPVPPDADGDPRPGRGPMRPPRPALNLPLLANGCFQLPEGNPCEGCDHCCRYVTIPIDRPRSRRDFDNIRWYLLHRNVSVLCDWEGSWMVQFDTPCDWLKDGRCSHYVHRPEVCRVYDPADCERYCPDPAEKILLRDEKDLERYLVERDARSKARRRAKAAARTAKAAKATSTS